One part of the Sesamum indicum cultivar Zhongzhi No. 13 linkage group LG14, S_indicum_v1.0, whole genome shotgun sequence genome encodes these proteins:
- the LOC105177002 gene encoding metallothionein-like protein type 3: MSDKCGNCDCADKSQCVKKGYAADIIEAEDIISYTETVVVGVTAAAEHDGNCKCGSSCACTDCTCGL; this comes from the exons ATGTCGGACAAGTGTGGCAACTGCGACTGCGCTGACAAGAGTCAGTGCGT GAAGAAGGGATACGCCGCCGACATTATTGAGGCCGAGGACATCATCAG CTACACGGAGACCGTGGTGGTGGGCGTCACGGCAGCGGCGGAGCACGACGGCAACTGCAAGTGCGGCAGCAGCTGCGCTTGCACTGACTGCACTTGTGGCCTCTGA
- the LOC105177001 gene encoding cytochrome c oxidase copper chaperone 2, which translates to MGGLPIQNSSSVISLQSQKDQRSETVASGPDSKPRKKICCACPETKKLRDECIVEHGEAACGKWIEAHRKCLRAEGFNV; encoded by the coding sequence ATGGGCGGACTCCCGATTCAGAACTCTTCCTCTGTCATCTCCCTTCAATCACAGAAAGACCAAAGGTCCGAAACTGTAGCCTCTGGGCCCGACTCAAAGCCGAGGAAGAAGATCTGTTGTGCTTGCCCCGAGACAAAGAAGCTGAGGGATGAATGTATCGTGGAGCATGGCGAAGCCGCTTGTGGAAAATGGATTGAGGCCCACCGGAAATGCCTCCGTGCGGAAGGATTCAACGTCTGA